The window tactggtgagtggtgcaggctgtgacgaggctggagtctcctggctgatacagcagatgcagtggcagtgtcatctgccacgcagtcattagttcgaagggagacacgcGAGTTGAGTCCTGCGGGGTAGCTCTGAGGgccattagcaccagcgggagttttacatcccagtctttctgattggcagacacatactttttcaacatactgaccacggttcgattcgatcgttccacttggccagatgagattggatgatgactgatGTGTAGTTGAACTTGGACCCCCCAGGAGTTTCCAGATCTGCTGCATAATCTCGGCTgtaaagtgagtgcctctgtctgagttgactctcaggggcagtccgaacctggagaagatgtggttcattaggaggtatgccgtggtctgggcagtgtcattgggtgctggaagacactctacccaatttgtgaactggcacacgactgtgaggaagtatttgttgcccctcgtcgacctgggcagaggtcctacccagtcgatttggaggtctgaccatgggaatgtgactcttcTGCATTGCAGTGGAgctatgtggtttgggtttgccggttgaaactggcagcaaaccaggcattctctgacatattctgccACATGTTTCTGCATGCagggccagtatgccacttgcttcagtgtctcataagtggctctggcgccgTGGTGTCCGGCACATGCCACGTCGTGGGCATATGaccggaaaatcatgaactcattaattctgaatgcaatgcacacattcttgcgaaGGGTCCTAAAACCTCCACACATGGTTACTCTCCCCacacccccctccttagatgagaaaggaatgTGAGAAATTGAAAGACACAcacgttcctaccatttaaaacccagaaattgcttattttaaggaaatatgtttaatccccgtatgcttgggtatttctgctgttatatcaaactagttaagattgtttagttgtgtagttaaactctgagggcttatataaagagtctaagaatatatattcacttttaagtgtaccaaatacaagtttcttggtatcaaattaaaccttacgactcgccctagctgaatatatatataaggttacattaaaatgtattctgctatgttttaccatcttttgagtgattcaaaccacatccggaccctgttgtaaattaggcaaatgactagccttgacaagacaaagggaaccatctcgcgccaaaactgaggagcctcattgggtcattcctcccaaaggaggtgtgacctccctaccttaaaagtcaggatcagGTGTTGAATCTTTCTCTTATCTCTTTGTCCTGCTCTTGTCCTCTGATCTCActtcaagctctcttgctttttcttccctttttgtgttactctcgtccgacatgtcttttattttatttggtgtttatctcagtcttttccttgtcttcggacaaaactCAGCTCCCTCAGTCAACAACTACTCTTTAAGAcgttttgaacttcccgcgagcgatccacgctcagGAAGCACCAAGAGAAggcctccatctcacggacgcaacgaggacacaataaacacgcagtcttgttcagcgacacaaaggtccattgtgcaagtattattccatctaaattcaaatgcgttaaagtgtgtaattcccgtgctggctcttaaggtttaactgttgtaacaagtttgctatccctgtaatctctttattttccttcctgttttactttgtttgttctatgttaaatgtttgttgttaaatgtgttctatgtttgttaagtgtagtgatatatcctagttccttgtattaaacccaattatatgcttgattgtctgtgtttgttggtcatagaacaaagcctctttaatgtgcgatctaaagctacgagctgatattatcaaagtaagttaacgtgctttgattagtcagcttatactaagaataaaccttcgggagaattgatcaagagtgtccagcaaagtggttcggtggatgaactgattggttgcggtacggattaattccattaaggtgttctgaaaattaatacagcctgtctgcatatgatgtatattcctaattaattataattcgttgtgtttgattatctatatatatctgaagcagattTTTGGGCTATATGACCCCTGTTTtaggggcaatttagaatgtattgttatctagttcaaaccatatgattaatcattgattacgatcattaatattaattgtacattccccaaacctgaaccaagaaaccctacaattGTTATAATCTCTAACAATCAAGTGCAACTTTAAGGGTTGTAATACGGTTCTGTAATACAATATAGTCTTACACAACATCACTATAACAACTCTTGTAAATTAAACCAACGTCAGTCCTAAAACTGTGCAGTTCAGTAGTAGCCCATGTTTAACAACATCTGCAAGCCCATAAGCCCTTCAGTCCAGCGTTTCCATGGAGACCATAGTGTGATCACATGACTGCTTTGGTAAGTGGAAGGCTTGTGGGCTAGCGGTTAATAACCAGTAACGGTGATCTGTTATTGCATTGATGCTTAAACTTGAGGAATGTTCTGATTTTGAGTGTTATTTTGTTGGCGAGGTGCTCCAGATGTGATTCCTTCAGTGTCTGCGGCAGGCTGAGCAGATTCTCCTCTGATACTCGACTGATCCAGTGTTGGATTCGCCCCATCGGACTCTCTGCGCTCTGTAACGCCAGTCTTCGGTGCGATCTTTGTCCTTGCTCGCACAGGCAATTCACAAACCGCTGCAGACGTCGCACAGGAGTTTTCTGCTTTGCGAACAGACTTGAGAGAATCGGACGGAATAAATCCACCCAAcctgaaaaaacacaaacaaacccgGCATCACAGTTTACCCCAACACTGTCTCCTGACCACTTCAAATCATTTCAACAAGATGGCGAAAGTGTAAGAAAAGGTTACTTTTCTTACAATtaattatagacagacagacaaatacacagacagaaagacagacagacaggtgtgtgtgtgtttgtacctcaCCTTTCTCTGTGATATGGTTGCACGTGGCACACACATTATCATGCCACTTGGATCCCGTCAGCACCAGCTGTTCATCTGACCCACATGAGCTGTGAGTGACGCATGCTGCATGTTCCTGCGTGATGTCAGTGAACTGTCCGTCTGCGCATAGCTCACACACTGTGTCTGTGTGCGGagtacctgcacacacacacttacaacatCACCAtctaaatacactcacctaaaggattattaggaacacctgttcaatttctcattaatgcaattatctaatcaaccaatcacatggcaattgcttcaatgcatttaggggtgtggtcctggtcaagacaatctcctgaactccaaactgaatgtcagaatgggaaagaaaggtgatttaagcaattttgagcgtggcatggttgttggtgccagacgggccggtctgagtatttcacaatctgctcagttactgggattttcacgcacaaccatttctagggtttaaaaagaatggtgtgaaaaggaaaaacatccagtatgcggcagtcctgtgggctaaaatgccttgttgatgctagaggtcagaggagaatgggccgactgattcaagctgatagaagagcaactttgcctgaaataaccactcgctacaaccgaggtatgcagcaaagcatttgtgaagccacaacacgcacaaccttgaggcggatgggctacaacagcagaagaccccaccgggtaccactcatctccactacaaataggaaaaagaggctacaatttgcaagagctcaccaaaattggacagttgaagactggaaaaatgttgcctggtctgatgagtctcgatttctgttgagacattcagatggtagagtcagaatttggcgtaaacagaatgagaacatggatccatcatgccttgttaccactgtgcaggctggtggtggtggtgtaatgtgtgggggatgttttcttggcacactttaggccccttagtgccaattgggcatcgcttaaatgcctcggcctacctgagcattgtttctgaccatgtccatccctttatggccaccatgtacccatcctctgatggctacttccagcaggataatgcaccatgtcacaaagctcaaatcatttcaaattggtttcttgaacatg of the Xyrauchen texanus isolate HMW12.3.18 chromosome 10, RBS_HiC_50CHRs, whole genome shotgun sequence genome contains:
- the LOC127650441 gene encoding tumor necrosis factor receptor superfamily member 11B-like isoform X2, which encodes MILFTVVLLSVLSASGSAAGDGAYQRVNSVTGEVLMCRQCPPGFRLRAHCTGSHPTKCVPCEAGLYTEYWNTIPNCLRCDACTDHQRVVRACNGTVNTLCTPHTDTVCELCADGQFTDITQEHAACVTHSSCGSDEQLVLTGSKWHDNVCATCNHITEKGWVDLFRPILSSLFAKQKTPVRRLQRFVNCLCEQGQRSHRRLALQSAESPMGRIQHWISRVSEENLLSLPQTLKESHLEHLANKITLKIRTFLKFKHQCNNRSPLLVINR
- the LOC127650441 gene encoding tumor necrosis factor receptor superfamily member 11B-like isoform X1 translates to MILFTVVLLSVLSASGSAAGDGAYQRVNSVTGEVLMCRQCPPGFRLRAHCTGSHPTKCVPCEAGLYTEYWNTIPNCLRCDACTDHQRVVRACNGTVNTLCECKNGFYWDQYFCKRHAVCKPGHGVKTSGTPHTDTVCELCADGQFTDITQEHAACVTHSSCGSDEQLVLTGSKWHDNVCATCNHITEKGWVDLFRPILSSLFAKQKTPVRRLQRFVNCLCEQGQRSHRRLALQSAESPMGRIQHWISRVSEENLLSLPQTLKESHLEHLANKITLKIRTFLKFKHQCNNRSPLLVINR